The nucleotide sequence GACATGGAGAGaatgcaagaaaataaaaattagagAAGAGTGATGACCATATTACTCTATAGTCTCAGGAGCCCTCTGATAGAATGTCAATCGTTCTCTGAGCCACTGTAGATTATGCCCTTTACTGATGGGTTCCTCTGAGTAGGTAGAAGATTTAATATGGGAAGGTTATAGTTATATGCTATGTAGTATATCATTTGCCACCTGTATATTGTTAACTATTgcattattttgcatttaaatgCTATTACAATTGCCCTAGACAGTTGTTTGACAGTGCTGTATGTTAACTGCAGGAAGAGACTATTAAAAGTTTCGGTCATCGTTGAGGATGTACAAGAGAACATGTTAAAGGTGTGATATTACCTCTGAtaattgtgtctgtgtgtcagtataCCTATACCAGTTCACTCATCCTCAGGATCCCacgttttcctttttttactttgatttgCTTAAGCTATAATTGCTGCTTGACCATGTGTGCATTTGTCTATATTCCTCTTCTATCATGTCAGCCGTCTTCACTGTTTAAATTTTATGTGTGGCCTGTGGTTATGTGCTGTCTCTATGTGGGTCCAGAACAATTCTTTGATATCACATATAAGGGAATCATTTCAGCCCATGCTCAATGTGCTGGCTCTATACTGCACTGATGTGTTTGTTCTGGCTtccagaaatgtgtgtgtatgccatGTCTGTATATTATACTCATATGTAAAAATTTTCATCTTGTTTGATACACCTATTGCATGCATACTGGTGCTCACAGCATGTTCCACCTctatttatgtgtgtttgtgagggtgTGCAAGCTAAAAAGTGACTGTGTAAGAGTATATCCGAATCGAGCGCCTCCACGGGTCAGTATCCATTATCTCCTGTCTATATGTAGCACACCACTTGTGAAAGTCACCTCCACTTTCATTATATTTACGTGGGCactttgtgcatgtgtgcaaatcCTAAAGAGAGAGGTCTGTAACTACTGTGTCATGCCTGTGTGCCAAAGAGTCAATAACTTTTTTCCACTACTGGCTCCCCTCCCAGTAGGAAAGAATTTTCATTACGGTAATGGAAGGAGTGTAATTTAGTTAGTGCTCATTTGAAACGACGGCCTGCTGTGTCAGCCATCTTAACCCCAGCTTCGCCATCACTCAACTTATGCATTTGGTAGATGATGCAGGAAAGCAGAGTGTTTAAATGGGAGTGCTTAGGGAGCAGACATTTACAGGAGCCAACTAGAGTTCTTTACTCATTCTCATTGTTTTGTatgtccttttttcctttttagttGCATGCTTGCACTAATTATAAAATGTAGAAGAATACACAGAGTGTTTTCAGTTTGCTCATATCTGATTCAAATATTATgtactatatttattatatacttttTGGACACTTACTTTGTCATCATTTAATGTACAATTTTTCCTTGCTCTTATCTTCTGACCGTATCTAGCTCActatatttgtacattttaaagTGTGGTTGTTTTTATGCTACTGTGAGTCACACCACTGATTTATTCACACATTATTTCAGTATAGTTAATCTCTCCACCAGTTATTAACACTGTGGAAGTGCAAGCCCTCCAGCAAGTATAACGATTAGCTGTAATTATATGTAACCTCACAAGTTGACAGGACAAGGGAGTTTTACATGgaaaacattttgaaaataaaataataaaatgctatattaaattattttgatATGAGATATGAGAACAGATAAGTGAAATAAATGCATGTGCCAGCAGTGTGGCTGGGGAATGTGCTTGCCTGTTGCTGCTCTTGCATCTTTTGCTCAATGACAATTTTTCCTTATCTCTTCTGTCCAGTGAAAAGACCCGTGCATGTCATAAATCTCCACTCCAATTGATTCTGTACTCACAAATTTGATTGTTAAACCTTGTAACCATAATCCAGTGctgatgtttattatattatacatctatatctattaaacattattattagcCCTGAGATTGAGGTCAGCAATAAGAGATTATATTTGGAGTGGAATATATTGGAATTGACAATAATTTCATTGGTAATAAGCATGGTTTGCGATATGGTGATTGATAAATCACTATATCTGGACAAATGCATttgtatctatttttttttcttcagtaaaaAACTATTTTGGGGTCTTTACTGGTTTATGTGCTGTTGCAATCAGTTAATCAATTACATACTGTAATCAATGTGAACACTTAACGGTGTGTGATTATGTTCTAGACTATCATTTGTGCATCCTCAAATTGATAGCTTTTTTCATATTGCACCCTAATCATTATTCTTTCTGGTCCAGACATTGCCCACTGTGCCAAACTTGTGTGGTGACAGCattgtgctattactctgcatGGTACTACTGCTGCCTCTTGGGCATTGTATTTGAAGTCCTCCAACAAAACCTCATTAAAACGGTCTGACTAAACTGAAATTGTGTGTCCCTTGTTAGCAGATGGCATCCAACAACACAAATGTAAATTCAAGAGAAATAGAATGTATATTTCCACTAATATTTGATAATGGTTAATAGCCAGTTGAATCAGATGAACAGTACAGTGATGATGCTGTGCTCTGTGAATGTATTATTTCAAATTCCAAAATTCAAAGCTTTATTTAGCTTGGTGTTCATATTAGAACTTCAGTTTTGCATGtaatgactttttaaaaaaaaaatctaattcacAGATTATGTGTACATGTACATAGAAGAGTAAATTCATCAGCCAAGGCATTAATTATTTGAAGGGTGGTGTGTAGTGTCTTCTGAACGCTTTTAAATGAATGCTTGGATCCACAATTGCCCACCATAGCTAATAGTGTGTGCTATAGACCAGTATTGTCTAGGTCAAAATCATAAATGATCACAAACCAGCTGGTGTCTCTCTCAAGTTGTATGAATGCCACAGTCTTATCACAGTAATCATGAGCTCATTTCACTGACAAAGGAAAGGGGTTGTTTTCATGCACCAGAAAGAATCAATAAAGGGTATCACTAAATTATCTAAAACATATGACTGCATTCTTACCAAGCAAAAATGCTTATAATTAGTACTGCAATCAATACAATGAATGATCCCATCAGTCTAGCAACTCATTTTTATGTTCACTAAACACATTCAGTTAACTTCAATCAAAAGTACTGTTACAGTTTGTAAATTATATCTTAAATGGGGGGTCACTGGCATTATTTAGCTTATCTCAGGAAAACCCTTTGTACAAATCCAGTATTTGTACTGGATTGTGTAACACTGTTGCATTTCAACACAACTGCTGTAAGCAAATGAGAAACCTTTATGCAGGAGATGATGCCTAGTTCATGTAACTAATTGGTCTTGTATTCAGGAACTCTGGGTATATCAGTAGCATCTCTCAAATGTTTTAAAGTCATGGTTCTCATAGTGGAATGCAGTGACCCCCAGGGATCAATGAACACTgggtgttttattgttttttttttttgttgttgtttttttttacattttgtaaaagTGGCTGAAGTATTATAGAAATATTATATAccattaaatttaaaatattcattattagGTTCTAATATATATTAGCCTTTTTGACAGATCACTTGAATTGAATGGGTTTATTCCTAATCTAATGACAACTTGAGGGTGTTggtagctctgggttgttgattgaaagatcaaggttcaagccccagaaccGCCAAGCAGCCACTGTCAGGCCCTTGACCAAGGCCTTCAACCCCCCTGCCCcaagggcactgcatcatggctgaccctgtactctgaccccaaccctccaaggatgggatatgtgaagaaagagtttcactgtgcagtaatgtatatgtgacaaataaaggctacttaactttaattaaaaaatgtatttagtaaaatgaagaaatgaaaaaatgacatGGCTCCAGtaaaatttaaacaaataattgcatgtatttaaataaaggGCCTAATATCTATATAATAACTATTTTTGTATTAGGCAACTGTTTTAATGAACTAATGAACTATGTAGCTTTAAAGAGATCTTGTTATTTACAAAATTTGCAAATAACAAGCTCTCTTTAAAGCCACATAGTGGCCtagaatttaatatatattttggaTAATCAGTttttatattcaaatatatGCGCACCATATGAAGTGTTTTCGACACTAattatattaaaagaaaatatcaatataatatagaaataatatcTATAAACCGAGCATGAGATTAAACCCTGTATATATGACTGTGGATCGAGTTTGTAGAATACAGCCATGTTGTAATGCAGCTTTTGTCCTGCAGATGGCGCTTTGCGCTCGCAGAAGTGAAATAAACCTTCGCATTCACGTGCTGTAGCCAAAGATCGCTTTAAAGacagcttcattttttttttaatgaatgcaaAGTACTGAAAATTAcatacaacattaaatatatctGCATACATGAATCCCAAAACAATCACAATGCATTAAACCAATAGAATACCCTAGTCCTGGGGTACCTCCTGATCGAATAAGGGCGAGACAGATATGTCACATGCTGCGCATTTTTAGCGCAATTTTGGTTGTTTTGAACAGCTCAAAAGACCTGACCAATCGCGGACCGAGGTAGGATTTTGACCAATGAACATCGGCGATCAGGAGCGGAACCTTTATGGCGCACTAATGCCATTATTTAGttcaaaacattattttatctAATGCAGTAGAAAAGTGATCACTGGGTGTTTGTGAAACATCAGTTGTGTATAAGTGAACTAAACTGGAAGCGCTGTAACGCTGATTTTTGTCGCAACAAAATCAGCTGGTTAGATCAGACGGAACAATGACCTCGGCATCAACAAAGGTAGTTAGTAGTCTGATCAGTGCTGctttaatgcactgttattAACTGCATGTTACTATAATATTATTCCTCTTCTATATGCTTAGTGTATGCGCTTCGTCTTTTTATAGATCCCTGTGTTTGCAAGATGTCTGCTTGATACATTTTGGCTTTCTAGCAAATCATGTGCATTTTCTTGTTGATTCCACTGATGATCATTACACATCACCCACTCGTGTACATGCAGATCTGTCCCTTTGCTGACTTCTCTATAcccccatgtgtgtgtgtgtgtgtatatatatatatatatatatatatatatatccacagGTTGGTGAGATCTTCTCTGCAGCAGGAGCTGCTTTTACCAAACTAGGAGAGCTCACCATGCAGCTGCACCCGGTGGCGGACTCGAGTCCAGCAGGGTGAGTAGTGTTGAAGGCGGAGGCACTGCTGCTCTCTAACGCGTGCTTCTTGTTGTGAAGTGGTGATGAGTCAAAGGATAGCCTGTTTCTGTGAAGACACTTGTGGTGTTCTTCCCTATTTTACTAATAATACATGACCTGAACAGGGATGTTTTACTGCACACATTCTCTTTCACtttgtcaacaaaaaacaaacaaacagtaattTATCTCaaagtttttatttctcttgaaTTTTTTCAAAGACCATGCAATCtcattaataacaataatattaataataagcaCATTTCTTTATACTCCAAATGATTTTAGACCCATTTTAATCAGTCTGAAGTATAGTCACACCATGGGGCCTGTCCCCTGGTTGCTGTCTCTCCTTGCAGAGCTAAATGGACGGACACAGAGATTGAGATGCTCCGGTCAGCTGTTAGGCGTTTTGGTGACGACTTGAACGCACTCAGCTCGGTCATCAAGAAGCGCACAGTGTAAGCAATCAGGTCTCTCTACTTTGCTTTGCTTCCTATGCTGGGCCTGACTGCTCTTGTCTCAGGATGTAGgcttacaccgaccaggcataacattatgggcaccctgactggtgtGCAGCCTCAtagatgcactgtgtattcggacatctttctatcagaaccagcattaacttcttcagcaatttgagcaacagtagctcatctgttggctCAGACCAcccaggccagccttcgctccccacgggCATCAccgagccttggccgcccatgaccctgtcgctggttcaccactgttccttctttggaccacttttgatagatactgaccactgcagaccgggaacaccccacaagtttaggagatgctctgatccagtcgtctagccatcacaatctggcccttgtcaaactcactcaaatccttgcGGCTTGCCCATtttgtcctgcttctaacacatcaactctgaggacaaaatgttcacttgctgcctaatatatcccacccactaaccagtgccatgatgaggagataatcagtgttattcacttcacctctcagtgctcataatgttatggctgatcggtgtatatcttGGTTTTGTAATATATGCTAAAGTTTTGCATAGAAATGCAAGAGGTCCTCTTTTTTGGAATTTGAATACACTTTGTGAAAATTCAAGAGAAACAAaacagtatttgtattttttaggGGGAATTTGTAAACCAAAAGATGTAAAAGTTCATTTATGACTAGCTACAAATTTGAATTAACTTTCTATGATTAGGGCACAAATCAAGACCACAGTCAAGCGGAAACTTTATGAAGACAGCGGAGTTCCTTTGTCTTCTGACTCCCCAAAGAAAAGTACCAAGAAGGTCCCAGTCGCCACAGCTCCCCCTCCACCACCCACAATCATAGCTGTACCAACATCTCAGGTTGTAGTGTCGGCAGGCTTACAGGGTCCTTCTACAGGCTCTGCTAGCATCAAGAAGCCAAAAACTGCAGGTGAGCATCACTACGGAAAAGACATTTCATGATTGTGTTATGGAGTATTTTGATGACATGAGtagaattaattatttataatttgtctATTTCACAGATGTTACTCTCAGTGCTTTGAATGATTCAGATGTAAACAGCGATCTGGTAGACATCGAGGGACTCGGTGACAGCTCTGCAACAAAGAAGCTCAACTTTGATCAAGGTACAAATTGTATTATAAAGTTGCTTGATTATTATTAAAGGGAATGTTTATAACCTCTAAAGCAAGGGTATTCAACTAAAATTTGTCCAGCTACATACAATTCCTTGCTTAATCAGTTACCTTTTCATGCTGGCTATAAATAAGACCCATTATTCTGAAgtggttttatttcatattgGAATTTGCCTcttttgtctaatattacagACTGTAAACAGATGAGACATCAATTTAACTTGAAAATTCTGTTTATCACGCTCAACATATGAGGAGAAATTGACGAGCTGTAGGTTCATCAAGAATGCTTCCCAAGACTGTCATAGACACCACTCAATCACCTCTGTGAGTGGGGAAAAAATCTATGAAAGTCCGTAAAAGCTTTCTTGATGAGCCTACAGCCTGTTGTTTTCTCCTCATATGTTGATCAgaatttctacaattttttttttcgtgATCATGGTTTGATCCACTAAAATACTTTCCTGGGTCAGTACCCACCCGAACTTTTATGTCCAGTGGCCCCTTTAACTGTAAAATCAATTTCTACAATATACTtagaacattatatattatttttttgagcAATAGAGCTTTCTGTTCAACTTTCAAGCATGGCTTTACTTTGGTGCTTGAGTCCCTAAGCATAACTTTAATTATGTAAGTTGTGACTTCCACCACTgtgacataataaataaataaataaataaataaataaataaataaataatgacccACTGGCTATACTTCACAGACCCCTGGTGGTCCCTTGACCTTACTTGCTCTAGAAGACCCCAGGCATAcaacgtaataataataataataataacaacaacaacaatattttcAGTTTGAGTATGAGTTGTTGAGTGCTGTGTTGTTCAATGGAACCAATGTTAAAGGTTCTTTTGTCCAAATTTGTCTTACAGAAAGTCTGAACCTTGACTCAAGTCTCATCATGAACTCCAGTGACCTGCCCCTCCTGTCCCGCTGAATCCATTCACAAAAcataaaactgtaaataaaaaaaagaaaagaaaaaaggaatattATATCA is from Hemibagrus wyckioides isolate EC202008001 linkage group LG07, SWU_Hwy_1.0, whole genome shotgun sequence and encodes:
- the zgc:92664 gene encoding chromatin complexes subunit BAP18 isoform X1 → MTSASTKVGEIFSAAGAAFTKLGELTMQLHPVADSSPAGAKWTDTEIEMLRSAVRRFGDDLNALSSVIKKRTVAQIKTTVKRKLYEDSGVPLSSDSPKKSTKKVPVATAPPPPPTIIAVPTSQVVVSAGLQGPSTGSASIKKPKTADVTLSALNDSDVNSDLVDIEGLGDSSATKKLNFDQESLNLDSSLIMNSSDLPLLSR
- the zgc:92664 gene encoding chromatin complexes subunit BAP18 isoform X2; its protein translation is MTSASTKVGEIFSAAGAAFTKLGELTMQLHPVADSSPAGAQIKTTVKRKLYEDSGVPLSSDSPKKSTKKVPVATAPPPPPTIIAVPTSQVVVSAGLQGPSTGSASIKKPKTADVTLSALNDSDVNSDLVDIEGLGDSSATKKLNFDQESLNLDSSLIMNSSDLPLLSR